From Zea mays cultivar B73 chromosome 3, Zm-B73-REFERENCE-NAM-5.0, whole genome shotgun sequence:
TATATGCCGTTTATTACCCACTGTGCCACGCGCAGGCGCGTTCGGCGTTCGGGACTCCCTTCTGCACAACCTGACAATTGCATCCGAAGATGTCCACCAGAAGAACCAGATCCGCGGCCCCAACCATGCTTCTCCTCCTGGTCTGCGCGACGGCGGTCTCGGCGGCCTCTGCCGCCGCCGGGGCGGGCAGGGGCAGGGTCGGATCGGGCCGCGCGGGGCCGTCGCCGTGCCAGGATCTGGCGACGCGGGACGACTGCGCGGCGAGAGCTGGGTGCAGGTGGTGCCGTAGCGAGGCGCTCGACGACATGTGCTTCGGGCCTACCGAGGCGAGGCGCCTCCCACGGCAGGTCTTCTCCTGCGATCCACCCTCCGACGCGGCGCACGCCAGCTTCAACAAGTGACGCCCGCAGCCGCGCTCGCCTTGTTCCCGGACTGCTCCGTCTGACCTTTACTTTCGCCAGGCACCAATTGTTGCTCCTTTTGTCATTGCTGGATCTGAGATTTATTTATCAGAGAATAGCTTGGTCCGTTTTGCTACGTGATTCTTTCGTGGGTTTATATAATATAATGTAAAATCTGCTCAAAATTCAATCAGAGCATTGCAAATATTGTATTTAAAAAAAAATCTAAGTCGTTTTCGTTACAGATATTGTATTTTGACATGTCATCTGGAAatttggggcaattttctgtgtGGTCGTTAATACCGCAACTTGGCAGTAACGGCCTGCTTGGTTTGTGGATGAATTTTGTAACGCCAAAAATTTGGCATGTTAAAAGTTAAGCAAAGAAAAGTTGTCATCTATTGGCAACCAAAATATGAGAGTTTGATAACTTCTGATAACAAACTAAACGACGACCAAAAATATGGCTTATCATTTTTTTGGCTTAGGTATACTTTGGAAGCGAACCAAATAGGCCTTAAAATACTGTCATGCATTACTAGCAATTATTCTGATGGGTTAGAGCATTTTCATTGTTTCGTTATATTACTTTAAGTATAATACCCTTGCGTTGCAACGACACACAATACTATGTCAATCCATTTAGACAACATATAAGGGAATGTCAATCCATTTAGACAACATATAAGGGAGTTCACGGATTTGTACCTGACAGTACCTGACATTACGCTTTGTGGTAGTGGTGTTGCTCGCTGTGCACGCGCTCCAACTTCCTCAGTATCTCCTCTACCTTGACACTACGTCGCTTCAAGCGTCTTCGACTCCTCTGCTCTCGTTCCCCTTCCCTCGCAAACTCTAGACTGCGGTATGTCTCCAGCAACACATGTGACTATGGACTATAGTTCATAACAACAGTCAGTAGTCATTACCCTCGTCCTCGAATAGCGAAGGAGACTCGGTCCACAATCAGTTTGGCGAGGCCCACGGCTAAGCGATCACCCTGGAGCGTGAGCATGAGGCTGATGTTGACGTCGTTGCGGTTTAGCACGTGCCTGGGTCGATCTTGGTGACCCCGACTTCGACATTGAGGTAGGTGACATCCGTGTGCCCCCCTCTAGTGTAGGCAAAGGAGGCTGGGTTCAGATTGTACACGGCCACGACGAGGAGGAGCGCCACGTTGAGGTAGACGAGATAGTTGGGAAGGTTAGGCGTGAGGTGGTCCCGTCCAGGGCCTAGAGACGAGACACATGGTAGGGTCGCGAACCTTGAGCATCGTGAGGAAGAGGACCATGAGGGTTATGGCGAGCACAACGATGAggtccaaggtgttgaggaggcatAGACACAGACAATGCCAGCGGTGAGGGGTAGTTTGGTTGAGGGGTGGTAGGCGGGGTGACAGAGGGGGTTGTGTGCGTCGGCGTCAGGAGGACGAAGTGGGCGGTGGTGGTGATGGAGGTGGCCGCCATTGGATGGATTGGGATTTGGGAGGTAGTTAGGGTGGGATCTTGGGCAGGTGAGCAACGTGGCGAGGGGTGGTGAGCCTACGCAGCAGCGCCGCCATACCGATTGGCAGAGGAGGTGAGAGGTCTCGTCGTGACCAGTCGAGTGCAGTAGTGGACGGACCAACAAAGATTTTATAAGATTTTTCAGAAGTGTTGACACACAACAATGACAGTAGAAATGATAGAAAATGATGCTTTATAGTAGTAGAGAAGTGAAGTGTGGATGATAAATGAAACAAAATTTACAGTGCATCACCCACCCATACCCACACCTATCTCGAGTTTATGTACCCACGAAGAAATCCATACTTATTTCTATGTGTGTATATAGCTTTTTAGGCTATCTCCAACATCCTTTCTTTTGAAATGTTTGGGACCCATAATGACATCAATGTATTGCAACGGTCTCCTGTTTCTGCAAGGCTAGCAGAAGAGCAAGCTCCAAAGATAAACAACTATCAATGGTCAAGACTACGCAGTGCGTTATTATTAAATGGTTTATATCTTTCATGGATGACATTTGTGAAGACCATACTGTTGCCACAAAGTATGAAGAAAAATATTTTACTAAAGTCAGAAGAAGATTGTAGGAATGACATGGACCATGTATTCGATGCGACCTTCTACCCTTTTTATTTACACACATGATAATGATTCTACTAGGGAGTGCCTGTGCATTGCAACAGAAATatataatatcatgataacttatatacaaaatgtgtgttatactgttatgagaaaatgtttcataatccatttgtaatcctggccatactgaaagtcgcctagaggggggtgaataggcggaatctgaaaattataaacttaagcacaactacaagccgggattagcgttagaaatataaacgagtccgaaagagagggcgaaaacaaatcgaccaaagaaatagagcggatgacatggtgatttgttttaccgaggttcggtttttgcaaacctactccccgttgaggtggtcacaaagaccgggtatccttcaaccctctccctctctcaaacggtcacttagaccgagtgagcttctcttctcaatcacttgggacactaagtccccacaaggaccaccacacaattggtgtctcttgccttgtttacaattgagttgggaacaagaaagaaagaagaagaaaagcgatccaagctcaagaactcaaatgaacacaaatgtcactctctctagtcactatttgattggaatgaactttggacttgggagaggatttgatctcttgttttgtgtcttggaatgaagtctagagctcttgtattgaatgcaatggctgaaaacttggatgccttgaatgagtggtggttggggggtatttatagccccaaccaccaaagtggccgttggggaggctgtctgtcgtatggcgcaccggacagtccggtgcgccagccacgtcacccaaccgttagggttcgaccgttggagttctgacaagtggggccaccgacagtccggtggtgcaccggacagtcactgttcactgtccggtgcgccttctggcgcctgctctgatttctgcgcgcgcaggcgcgcactattTACTTTCACTGTTCATTTGCAGACAACCGTTGgtacgaagtagtcgttgctccgctggcacaccggacagtccgatgctacaccggacagtccggtgaattatagcggagcgaccgcccgaattcccgaagctagcaagATCAGAGTGGATcctcctggcacaccggacactgtccggtggcacaccggacagtccggtgcaccagaccagggctgcctttggtttaactttgctcctttgttttgaaccctttcttttatcttgtattggtttgttgtgaacctttggcacctgtagaacatatattctagtgcaaactagttagtacaataatttgtgttgggcaattcaaccaccaaaattcatataggaaaaggtttgaccctatttccctttcaatctccccctttttggtgattgatgccaacacaaaccaaagcaaatataagagtgcagaattgaactagtttgcataatgtaagtgcaaaggttacttggaattcaaACCAATATAATTATTTAAATAGATAttcatggattgttttcttcttatttaaaattttggaccacgcttgcaccacgagttttgttttgcaaagtctttgtaaaattcttttcaaaactttttgcaaatagtcaaaggtatatgaataagattgaaagaagcattttcaagatttgaaattttctccccctgtttcaaatgcttttcctttgacttaaacaaaaactcccccttaatgaaattctcctcttagtgttcaagagggttttacaagttttgaagatactactttctccccctttttgaacacaataagataccaattttaaaaaacttcatttttaaaattcggtggtggtgcggtccttttgctttgggctcatactttctccccctttggcatgaatcgccaaaaacggatacttgtgagtgaaatataagcccttgtattttctccccaatggcaaacaaacgaatatgagtgaagattataccaaagtggagaataATGTGGAATACCGGTAAAGAGTAggtaataccgatggagttgagtggaagcgtcgtctttgccgaatactccatttccctttaaattctatgactaagcataagattgcacttgaaaacacattagtcatagacataaaagagatatgatcaaaggtacataaatgagctatgtgtgcaaagaatcaatcaaaattcctagaatcaagaatatttagctcattcctaagtttggtaaaagttttctcatctaatggtttggtaaagatatcggccaattgatctttggtgttaatatagcctatctcgatatccccctttgttggtgatctctcaaaaagtgataccgaatggctatgtgcttagtgcggctgtgttcaacgggattatccgccatgcggattgcactctcattatcatataggagagggacttcgctaaatttgtagccatagtccctaagggtttgcctcatccaaagtaattgtgtgcaacaatggcctgcggcaatatactcggctttggcggtagaaagagcgactgagttttgtttctttgaagcccaagacaccagggatctccccagaaactgataagtccctgatgtgctctttctatcaattttacaccctgcccaatcagcatcagaatatcctaataaatcaaaagaggatcccttaGGGAACCAAAGactaaacttaggtgtatgaactaaatatctcaagattctcttcacggccctaaggtggacttccttaggatcggcttggaaccttgcacacatgcatatggaaagcataatgtctggtcgagatgcacataaatagagtaaggatcctatcatcgaccggtataccttttgatctacggatttacctcctgtgtcgaggtcgagatgcccattggttcccatgggtgtcttgatgggcttggcatccttcattccaaacttggtgagtatgtcttgaatgtactttgtttggctaatgaaggtaccctcttggagttgcttgacttgaaatcctagaaaatacttcaactcccccatcatagacatctcgaatttttgaatcatgatcctactaaactcttcacaaatggatttgttagtagacccaaatatgatatcatcaacataaatttggcatacaaacaaatcattttcaattgttttagtaaagagagtaggattagctttgccgactttgaagccattagtgataaggaaatctcttaggcattcataccatgctcttggggcttgcttgagcccataaagcgccttagagagtttgtacacatgattaggatactcactatcttcaaagcctggaggttgctcaacatagacctcttccttgattggtccattgaggaagacactcttcacgtccatttgatagagcttaaagtcatggtaagtagcataggcaagtaatatacaaattgactcaagcctagctacgggggcataggtttcaccaaaattcaaaccttcgacttgtgaataccctttggccacaagtcgtgccttgttccttgtcaccacaccatgctcatcttgcttgttgcggaagacccacttggttcctacaacattttggttaggacgtggaactaaatgtcatacctcattccttgtgaagttgttgagctcttcttgcatcgccagcacccaatccgaatcttgaagtgcttcctctaccctgtgtggctcaatagaggaaacaaaagagtaatgttcacaaaaatgagcaacatgagatcgagtggttacccccttatgaatatcgccgaggatggtgttcacgaggtgatctcgttggattgcttggtggactcttgggtgtggcggtcttggatcttgctcatcctccttgtcttgatcattggcatctcccccttgatcaatgtcctcctcttgaggtggctcatcttcttgatctttattttcatcatcttgagcttgatcctcatcttgggttggtggagatgcttgcatggaggaggatggttgatcttgtgcttgtgaaggctcttcggattccttaggacacacatccccaatggacatgttccttagcacgacgcacggagcctcttcatcatctagctcatcaagatcaacttgctctacttgagagccattagtctcatcaaacacaatgtcacatgagacttcaactagtctagtggacttgttaaagactctatatgccgttgtgtttgagtcataaccaagtaaaaaagccttctatagccttacgagcaaatttagattttctacctcttttaacaagaataaagcatttgctactaaagactctaaaatatgaaacattgggctttttaccagtgtggagttcatatgatgtcttcttgaggattcggtgaagatataaccggttgatggtgtagcaagcggtgttgaccacctcggcccaaaaccgatccgaagtcttgtactcatcaagcatggtccttgccatgtccaatagagttctattcttcctctccactacaccattttgttgtggcatgtagggagaagagaactcgtgcttgatgccctcctcctcaaggaagccttcaatttgagagttcttgaactccgtcccgttgtcgcttcttatcttcttgatccttaagccgaactcattttgagcctatctcaagaatcctttcaaagtctcttgggtttgagatttttcttgcaaaaagaatacccaagtgaagcaagaataatcatccacaatagctagacagtacttactcccgccgatgcttatgtaagcgatcgggccgaatagatccatgtggagtagctccagtggcctgtcagtcgttattatgttcttgtgtggatgatgaacaccaacttgcttccctgcctggcatgcgctacaaatcctgtctttctcaaaatgaacatttgttagtcccaaaatatgttctctctttagaagcttatgaagattcttcatcccaacgtgggctagtcggcgatgccagagccaacccatgttagtcttagcaatcaagcaagtgtcgagttcagctctattgaaatcaactaagtatagctgaccctctaacactcccttaaaagctattgaattatcacttcttctaaagacagtaacacctaaatccgtaaagagacagttgtaacccattttacataattgagaaacagaaagcaagttgtaatctaaagaatctacaagaaaacattggaaatagaatggtcaggtgatatagcaattttacccaatcctttgaccaaaccttgattttcatccccgaatgtgatagctctttggggatcttggtttttctcataggaggagaacatctttttctccccagtcatgtggtttgtgcacccgctatcgatgatccaacttgagccctctgatgcataaacctacaaaacaaatttaggccttgttcttaggtacccaaacggtcttgggtccttttacattagaaacaagcaccttgggtacccaaacacaagtcttggagcccttgtgtttgccaccaacatatttggcaactactttgcctgatttgttcgtaagcacatatgaagcatcaaaagttttaaataaaatgttatgatcatttgatgcaataggagtttttttcttaggcattttaacatgtgtagaacgcctagagctagaagcctcaatcttataaataaaagcatggtgagaatgagtcttctttgcatgaattctcctaatcttgtcctcaggataaccaacaggatacaaaatataaccctcgttatcctaaggcatgggagccttgcccttaacaaaattagacaatcttttaggaggggcattaagcttgacattgtctccctgtcggaagccaatgccatccttaatgccagggcatctcccactataaagcatgctacgagcaaatttaaatttcttattttctagttcatgctcggcaattttagcatctaatttagctatatgatcattttgttgtttaatcatagcaaggtgatcatgaatagcatcaatattaatatctctacatctagtgcaaatagatacatgatcaaccatagatgtagagggtttgcaatcattcaattcaacaatcttagcatgtaaaatagcattctcatctctaaggttgataatagcatcattgcaaacattcaaatctttagccttagcaattaatttttcattttcaatcttaaggctagaaagagaggcattcaatttttcaatcttagcaactagactagcattatcatttctaagattggtaattgaaccatcacaaatatttgacttctcaaccttagcaatcaaattagcattctcaattctaaggttggaaatagtgtcatggcaagtgttaagcccactagttaattttttatttttctctacctcctgagcataagcatttttagtcttaacatgctttttgttttccttaataaggaagtcctcttggctatctaagagttcatccttatcatgaataacactaatcaattcattcaatttctttttttgttgcatgttaagattggcaaaaagagtaagcaagttgtcctcatcatcactagaattatcctcatcactagaggttgcatatttagtggaggatcttgattttaccttcttcttcttgccgtcctttgccatgaggcatttggccgacattggggaagagaagacctttgttgatggcaatgttggcggcgtcctcgtcgtcggaggagtcagtggagctctcgtcggagtcccactcccggcaaacatgggcatcgccgcccttcttcttgtaatacttcttcttttccttcttcttccccctcttgtcgttatccctgtcactatcactagataaaggacatttagcgataaaatgaccgggcttaccacacttgtagcacactttcttggagcggggcttgtagtctttccccctcctttgcttgaggatttggcggaagctcttgatgatgagcgccatctcctcgttgtcgagcttggaggcgtcgatggggaccctacgggTTGTGCTTTgggtacggaggaggaggcgccttgctcgatgatcttcttggagcctttgatcatcaattcaaagctcacaaattttcctattacttcctcggaagacattagtttatatcttggatcaccacgaattaattgaacttgagtagggttaagaaatacgagtgatctaagaataaccttgaccatctcatggtcatcccatttggtgctcccgaggttgcgcacttggttaaccaaggtctttagccggttgtaccttggttgagcataaaacgaccgagctccccctcgattgtttccctcttggtgatcttggtcacctcgtctccttcatgcgcggttttgagtacatcctaaatctccttggcactcttcaacccttgcaccttgttatactcctctcgacttagagaggcgaggagtatagtggtagcttgggagttgaagtgtcggatttgggcaacttcgtccgagtcatagtcttcatcccctacagatggtacctgcactccaaactcaacaacgtcccaaatactagtgtggagtgaggttaggtgatgcctcattttatcactccacatgttataatcttcaccataaaaaaccagtggtttgcctaatggaatggaaagtaatggagtacgtttagaaatgcgagggtagcgtaggtggatcttactaaacttcttgcgctcatggtgcttagaagtcacggacggcgcgtcggagccggaggtggatggcgacgaagaatcggtctcataatacaccaccttcttcatcttcttcttgtcgccactccgatgcgacttgttgtgGGAGTGTGATTCTCCCTTTCCTTTggagccggactcccttgatggagccttcccgagacttgtagcgggcttctcgctagTCATGACCTCCTTcttagcgtgatctcccgacatcacttcgagcagttaagctctaatgaagcaccgggctctgataccaattgaaagtcgcctatagggggggtgaatagacagaatctgaaaattataaacttaagcacaactacaagccggggttagcgttagaaatataaacgagtccgaaagagagggcaaaaacaaatcgaccaaagaaatagagcggatgacacggtgatttgttttaccgaggttcggtttttgcaaacctactccccgttgaggtggtcacaaagaccgggtctctttcaaccctttccctctctcaaatggtcacttagaccgagtgagcttctcttctcaatcacttgggacactaagtccccacaaggaccaccacacaattggtgtctcttgccttgcttataattgagttgggaacaagaaagaaagaagaagaaaaataatccaagtgcaagaactcaaatgaacacaaatgtcactctctctagtcactatttgattggaatgaactttggacttgggagaggatttgatctcttgttttgtgtcttggaatgaagtctagagctcttgtattaaatgcaatggctgaaaacttagatgccttgaatgagtggtggttgggggtatttatagccccaaccaccaaagtggccgttggggaggctgtctgtcgtatggcgcaccggacagttcggtgcaccactggacactgtccggtgcgccagccatgtcacccaaccgttagggttcgaccgttggagttctgacaagtggggccaccggacagtcactgttcactgtccggtgtgccttctggcgcctgctctgacttctgcgcgcgcaggcgcgcactattTACTTTTACTGTTCATTTGCAGACaaccgttggtgcgaagtagtcgttgccccgctggcacaccggacagtccggtgctacatcggatagtccggtgaattatagcggagcgacctcccgaattcccgaagctggcaagttcagagtggatcctcctggtgcaccggacactgtccggtgcgccagaccagggctgccttcggtttaactttgctcctttgttttgaaccctttcttttatcttgtattggtttgttgtgaacctttggcacctgtagaacatatattctagtgcaaactagttagtacaataatttgtgttgggcaattcaaccaccaaaattcatataggaaaaggtttgaccctatttccctttcacatacataaattttgttattttaatctagctgttttgaaagtcgcctagagggaggtgaatagggcgaaactgaaatttacaaaattaatcacaactacaagccgggttagtgttagaaataataatgagtccgagagagagggcgcaaaacaaatcgcaagcgaatgaagagtgtgacacgcggatttgttttaccgaggttcggttctcgcaaacctactccccgttgaggaggccacaaaggccgggtctctttcaacccttaccctctctcaaacggtccctcggaccgagtgagcttctcttctcaaatcaaaccaggaacaaaacttccccccgcaaggaccaccacacaattggtgtcacttgcctcggttacaatggagttttgatcactagaacaagtgagaaagaaaagaagcaatccaagtgcaagagctcaaaagaacacgacaaatctctctcgctaatcactaaagccttgtgtggaattggagaggatttgatcacttgagtgtgtctagaattgaatgcctagctcttgtaagtggttgagaagtggaaaacttggatcacttgaatgtggggtggttgggggtatttatagccccaaccaccaaactagccgtttggtggaggctgtctgtcgtatggtgcaccggacagtccggtgcacaccggacatgtccggtgcgacaaccacgtcaccaggccgttagggttccg
This genomic window contains:
- the LOC100278853 gene encoding uncharacterized protein LOC100278853 precursor — its product is MSTRRTRSAAPTMLLLLVCATAVSAASAAAGAGRGRVGSGRAGPSPCQDLATRDDCAARAGCRWCRSEALDDMCFGPTEARRLPRQVFSCDPPSDAAHASFNK